The window CTGGGCCTGCGGGGCCGCGGGGGCTCAGAGGCCGCCGCCCCCCTCCCGAAGCCCATCCGCCCCCTACTCGGAGCCCTGGATGGAGGCACCACGGCCCCAGGGCTGAGCCAGGTAGGAGCTAAGCCGGGCCGGGTGGAGGGGGGTGCGTGGCGGTCCACTGGGGTCTccttttccccatctctctccctgcgCCTGGTTTCCCCCCAGCCTGCTCTGTCTGCGTGTCTCCGCCTAGGGATGCTCTCGCCGTGTCTCTGCGTCTCggtctctttgtctctgcctctctccagcccaTGAATGATCCTTTGAATGGGCCCACAGACCCCGTGTGttcccatctccccctccccctccttctccccttcccggCCAAGCCATTTTCCCCACTGCAGGAAGAGGGGGGGGCCTGCGGCCTGAGCCCCCCTCCCTCAATTCTCCCCGGCTGGGGGAGTCAGGCCTGGGCAGGAATGgagagagcaaggcagagggacagggagaaggagggggagaaagatgTGGCAGACAGAGATGGGGCGAGAAAATGGGGGAGACAGAGAtagggaaagaggggagagagagagagaagtagaaaggGCTTAAGGGAGAAATTTGGGGAAGaggtttgaaggagagagaaagatgagcCACGGCGAGGAGGGAGATGTGGAAAGAtgtagaagagagaaggggaaaggactGAAGGCAGAAACGAGAGCAAGCTGGAAGAGGCCGGGAAAGATGCTCCGAGGGAGCATCATGGAGAGGAGAGaggtgaggggagggaagggagagaagctgGCAGTGAGGAGGCCAGGGGCCCAAAGTAccttaaagggggggggggtggcggcagAAACAGACCATGTTAgtaggggggggagggggaggcagggccaTGGAAGCAGAACCCAGCCTGGCTTGGACAGAGGAGATCCTGAGGGAGCCAGCCCCAAGCCCCCTCCTGGTGATGGGGGAACAGGAGCTTAAGAGGACCTGAAGAGGGGGAGGGCACGACTGGGTGTGTGTGGTAAGGATTCCTGTGTCCTCAGCTCTGGAATAAATTGACACCTGCAGAGAGCCACCCGCGGGCTGGCGCCTGGCTCCGAAAACCCCGCGTCAGCAAACAGCTCTGGCGGctgttgggggggcggggggggggggacagggggcgCTTGCTGGAATGACCTGGGTGTCTGCCCCTTTGGTCTGATCTTGTCTCTTGTCCTGTCCCTGCTGTCCTGAGCATCCAGGCATCAGAGCAGCAACTGTGGGGGGCTggcaaggggaaggaaggggacatCAGTAGCTGAGATGGGGTGAGCAGAAAGCCGAggtttgaccccccccccccaggacggAGGTCAAAATGCCACGCATGGAAGAGGCGTCTGGGGTCCAAGGCTGTTGGAGActgtgggaggggggcagtgggTGGACGCATGTGATGCCCTCCAAACCCACCTCAGCACCCCTTCTCCCCAGCCAGAGGCCTGGTCACTAGGGCTAGGCTCTGATTGGCCCACAAGGGGCAAGAGGCGGATCTTTTAGGGTTCTCCAGGCCCCAATCTCCCGCTCCCCTCAACATATACACTTCTTTCTCTATGCTAAGGTTGGGGAAAACTCACGCCTCTGCCCTCATGCCCTGAATGTGCCCCGTGACCAAgccagccccttcccctcttcctccagaCCCCCCTCTAGGGTTAAAGCTGCAGCCGGTTGCCGAGGTAACATTGCGGGGCAGCATCCCGTCGCCCGGCAACCGGCCGCAGGATCACACATCTGTCCCCGGATTTGCCCCTCCAGCATCCCCTGCCTATTCGAGGCCCTGCCTCAAGGCACCTTAACTCCTGATGGAAGGAATGAGGAACACCTGGGGGAaaggggttcccccccccccgcccctgctgcaCAGATTCTTAGGGGATGggctgtggaaggaaggaaaaggtgcTGGGCTCCTGTGGTCCCAAGAAGGGCCCGAGTCTGGCCGGGTTGGGGGTTCAGTGCCTGGAAATCACAGCTGAGGAGTAATTAACACGTATAAACAAACCCGCCACTTCCTGCTAATTAATgacttggtatttttattttctcttccttgtctctCTCATCCCTCCCAGGGAGGTGGGAACTGGGACTCCTGAGTCCCCCAGCAACGCCTGCCTAGGAGGGACAAAGCAGCTggaagggtggggggcaggctggTTCTGGGGAGCTGGCCTGCTTCTCCTCTGGCTCTGTCCTGGACCTGTGCGGCATCTTGACCCTACCCTAGCCTTAGACTTTTCTATCTGGGTCCCtgctttgggggtggggtgctggggtgggagggggaggcgcTAGGGGGCCGGACGGTGGAAGAAGGGGGGCAACTTGGTGTGGATTCCAAGTCACTAACCACTTGTCTCTTGTTTTCCCCATTCCCTTCTGTCTGCCCTGTccaatttcccttcccttcttccactTCTCCGTattgttctgtctgtctgtctgtctgtctgtctgtctgtctcttgcataccccgtccctcctccccctgcaggTCGGGCCTGCCTTCACCTTCTcccatttctttccccttccccacccctcgcCCCCTCCATGGAGAGGAACAGACCCCTTCTCTGTCCAGTCTAACCCaggtccctccccacccccctcctccctcctttcccccacccccttcccccctcctggGGCAAGgggggcctccctccctctccccccccttctctctctctccgaggGGGGGGGtcccggggagggagggggggtccCCCGATCAGCATGTGGCTCCTGGCGCTGTGTCTGGTGGGGCTGGCAGGGGCTcaacgggggggagggggtcctggCGGCTCCCCGGGTGGCCCGGGCCTGGGCCTCAGCAGCCTCGGGGAGGAGCGCTTCCCAGTGGTGAACACGGCCTATGGGCGAGTGCGCGGCGTGCGCCGTGAGCTCAACAACGAGATCCTGGGCCCCGTCGTGCAGTTTTTGGGCGTACCCTACGCCACGCCACCCCTGGGCGCCCGCCGCTTCCAGCCGCCCGAGGCCCCCGCCTCGTGGCCCGGCGTGCGCAACGCCACCACCCTGCCGCCCGCCTGCCCGCAGAACCTGCACGGGGCGCTGCCCGCAATCATGCTGCCTGTGTGGTTCACCGACAACTTGGAGGCGGCCGCCACCTACGTGCAGAACCAGAGCGAGGACTGCCTGTATCTGAACCTCTACGTGCCCACCGAGGACGGTAAGGGCGCGGGCACCAGGCGGGGCACCCCGTGGACGCAGGCCACAAACGCGCATGCGGACCCTCGGGCGCCGGCACCTGCTGgcctttgcgggggggggggggggggggggggggacgtgagAGGCGCTGTGTGCCTGCGGGCGCCGAGTGCCCTCCGAGGGTGGCCCCGGGCGCCTGGCGGGCAGTCCCAGGAACGCATCCCACAGACAGCCACCCCGGACGTTCTCTGGGGGCTTAGCGACCCCATCCCCGCAAAGGCGCGCACAGAGTGGCCCCTGAGGGTGACCAGGCATCGGAAGGACCTGTTACCCGCCTAGACGCCCACTCCAGCTCTGTGCCACCTCCCACGCCCAGGCCTGGGCTCCTCCCGAGGAATACCCACTTCAGTGACTTCTGCCCCTCAAGACAGACAGAGACTCCCTTTCCTCCAGGTGTGCTTGGACAGACTGCCACCTCCCACATCGCATCCAGAGGGCCTCACCCGAGCTCAGCGTCTCCTCTTCAGACAGCTCTGTCCCCGACCCCTGTGCACCCCTGAAGGATCAGGGACCCCCTGCCTCGCCAGGGGCCCCTCCATTCAGAGCCCAGCACACCCATCCCCATCAGAACATCTTTCCCTCAGGGCTCTGGAGCGGGCTGCCCTCGTGAGGTGCGCCCCAGCAGGGCACATGGCCCCCAGCACACTGCCCGGAAAGTTCTCCCCGGGCCAGCCTTCAGCACACGGGGTATCTCTCAGGGTACCTTCCAGCTGTCCTTATATGATATCCTTGTATCACTGCTTCCGTCTATGTCCATGAACACCCCCATATCATTACTCCAGAACACCCCCACACGGCCACCTATGGATCACGTGACCTAGCGAGAGCGCTGACCCGAGTAACCCCGCACGTGGCCATTCACACCACAGTCCCCAGCACCCTCAACACTTCCCAGGCGTCGCTTACCCCAACCCTCCCTAGCCCCAGGAAGGGACTCGCGTCACGACTCAGGCTGTGACAGTGCGCCCAACAGCCCTTTCCCCTACCCACAGATCCAGTGCTCGGACACCTCACTCCCAACACGTTCCGTTCCAGCCACCCTGTGTTCCTTGTACCAGCCATGCACCCCAACACCGTAACCACCCTTCCCATAGAAACCATGCCTCCTAGCAACCCATGCCCACGACGCTCAGAAGTCTCATCTACTGTAATCCTACCCAGATCCCAAGCACCTCAATGCACCCCACACCTCCTCCCCAATACCGCGACCCCCTCCACGTGAGGGCcgtccacccccgcccccctgccctctCACGGGCCACCCACCCCGACAGCCTACCTACCCCTAACGATGGCCTGTGAGTCGTCCACCCGGTACTCTGTATTTTTAACCGTCTCTTATCACAGACCTGCTTGGGGCCTGACACATTCAGGTGATCTCACTGAATCTTCACATCAGCTCTGGGAGGAAGAGGTTGACTCAGGCAGGCGCGCCCTCGCGCTCGCGCACGCGCGGGCACAGACGCACAACATTCTCACGCCCACACGTGCCCTGCTGACTTCATCCCCAGTCGCTTCCTGGTGTAGAGAGCGGGTCCTGATCCTACTGGGTCCCTACGGGGCCATCACCGCCAGCTGGGAGAAGCCTTCCAGAGACTGGCTTAGGCCTTGCAGACCCGTCCCTCCCCGCGCTGGTCCTTATGTCAATGCGGAGAGATCAATCAGCCGGCGGGGacggaggcggggggggggggggggggggggggacccctcCGATTCCTGGGCTCTAGCTCTCCCCTGACCATTCCCCAGTCTGGAAGAAACCTGAAACCAAACTGCGAGCCCAGTCTGGGGCCTTTCCTTGACAAGGGGCACACTTTGTGCCTCCCGGCACCTTCTGGCTGGCACCTTATGTGTCAGGCTGGCTCAGGGCACTGTGTTTCCTGTTCCCTATGTGGGGACCGAACCCCGAACTGGGGAGGGGGCGCTTTCTGGCGTTAGAgcagtggcggggtgggggtggggtggggggtggtgctcACGCCCCCGGTGGGAAGTTTACCGTTCTGGACCGGGGTGGGGGAGAGTAGGCCTGGGTAaggggggaggttggggggtgCAGAGGGAAAAGGTGGAATGGAGGGCAAGACCTGATGACCCCTTTCCCTGCTTCGCCCCAcactggggaggtggggtgagaAGCCAGGCCCGTGAGTGCGGAAGGGAGAGGCGTGCTGGCGGGTGAGAGGCTGGACAGGCGGGCGGGCGGCCCGACTGATCTACCCCCAGCCCTCCGGTGGGCAGCTGAGGGCCTCCAGGGGctgtgagctgggggggggggggtgtctctgctCTGCCCCCCCGGATCGGTCCTTTCCGCTGCAGCCCCCGTCTCTCAGTCTGGGGGAGCAGGCAGGTGCCGCGCGGGCCCTGAAGAGGGCCTGTGCGAGTGGTGGCCCCGTGGTACAGCTGGCCTTGGTGACCCGGGCTCGGgtgggcctcccctcccctccccacccccacctctaacACCGCTTAATTTCCAGCGATTAGCAAACACTTCGACAAGCCAAGTCAATGTCTTTCAAACAGGCTTCAGCCCACTCaggccccggccccccccccccccacctccaaaacCAGCCTTTTCTTTGGGGCATGACTTTTTCCGGGAAGGGGAACAAAATCGGGTTGTAGAAacgtttttctcttttcttggtttctttttcttgcgaccaaattttgctttttttggcttattttttctgcccccaccctccccttttctgctttctgccctcccctccccatccaccacctccccccgacccccatcTTTCCCCACAAAATtgtccttttttctctgttttgtgttCCCGGTCTTAGGTCCGCTCACAAAAAAACGTGACGAGGCGACGCTCAATCCGCCGGACACAGGTAGATTTAAAAATCCGGCCGCTGCATGTGGTTGCTGATAAGAGGACGGTCACGGCCCTGCCCCTAACTAAATGCCCCCCGCAGCCCTCCAGGCCCCTAAGTCGTTGTCCCAACtaaaaacgaaaaagaaaagaaaagaaaaacttgtaaTAATTCGAAACGCGAATTACGAAAACTGCAAAGGCAATCCGCACCATGTCGGACCCACTAGCCAACCTGCAAGAAAAGCTaaacacagcaaaaataaaagtgaaaacacaattGGATGTTGAGAGTTTGACAGAAATTTGGGCTGGTTTGCCACTCGTGACAAGTAACatttgagggaaaaaacaaacaaacaaaaaaaaaaaaccacacaaacttTAATTTGGAGCAAAACGAcattggaaacaaacaaaaatctaaagtTGGCAAATTGATGGCACAATTGAAACGGCAGAACCAAAAGCCTGCTACGATTTCCAAAAGCCTATCAGATGCAGGAAACGCAAACATTCGAAGCAAATtaaagaatttggaaatttttgaaaGCAGGGCCCAATATCTTGGAGTTTCACCgcaaaattttgaaaaggaaaacaaaatgcaaagaacttttttctttttttctttttttccgaaaaaaaaaaaaggatctttttggtttttgggtttttttttttttttcttttcttgtcgaATCTGCCCCCCGAGAGCttcttgttttttggttgttgtttttttttctttctttcttctttcttgatccTGTTTCTTGTTGTTGGTTTTGAATTCTTGTcgcccccagctcccctccctgctccttccctttctgacccccccctcctcccacactggGAGTGGAGGTGCCgggtggggcggagggggagaactgaggactttaagagagagCCTTGCAGGGCGGACTCCAGCCCGGGTCTGGAGCAAGGGGAAGAACGAGGTTTggagagggcacagagagggcagcaggcagggggaggtggcagagaagGTCCTGAGAGACTGGAGGCTGGAAAGCTGTCCGTAGGGGTGGAGGGGAGTGTCTCAGTGGCCTGCGGGCTGACCTCGTGGCAGGAGCAAAGTTTCCAGCAGGAGGGAGGTGAGCAGAGGCCCTGGGGATGGGCTGTGGAGGCCCAGGCCCGGCTCTCGTTTGTTGAATGCCCAGGCTAGTCAGACATGGCAGGTGtcaaggaggaggagggcccATGGGGCCATGGGTGACCCCAGCCTGGCGCTGTGGCTGAATCGTGTGGGAGGGGCTGCAAGGGAGGGTACTTGCCATAGCCCTGGGGACCACTGTGGCGGGCCCTCCCAGGCTCCCACCCTCTTCTGGAATCTGTCACTCCTCGGTGTGGTCTGGAGGGCCTCAAGGGCCTACCACATGTGGCAGTGATTGACGGGATCCTTTAGGGACATGGCAAGAGGGATGTCCGGTGCAGAACCCAGGGTCAGGCCAGtttgttgggtggggggggtggtctgAGAGTACAGAGCCGGGCCCTGGCTTTATCAGGCAGGCTCTCTcccaccctgcctcctcctgcacAGTAATTAGGCTGGGGGTTGCCATGGTAACTGGGGAGGTGACCTAGAAAGGAATTAGGGCGGGGAGGAGACCAAGCCCCCAGGGACCCTAGGCTGGCACCCCCTCACCCACAGACCAGGCTACCACATGGACTTGAGGCCCAAGGCCTGAGTCTGAGGAGCGGCCAGGACCCTCCCAGCATCCCTAGCGCCAGACTTGGGAGTCTGGTCTCCCTAGGAGCGGGAAGGCGATttgctgcgtgtgtgtgtgggttgGGGGGTCCCCCGGGTCCAGCAGATGCCCTGGGGAGGGTCCCCCACTCACCCCGGCCTCTTAGGCTTCTCGGAAGGTCTGTGTGGCATTGGGAGACGTGCCGTGGGGCAGACTggcaggaggtgaggagggaCCTTCGGCCAGGGCTagacggggaggggggggaggggaatccgGTCTTGCCCCCCCAGGGATGGGAGCGACACGTCCCCTGAGCTCCGGGGCCGGTCCTCCGTAGCCCCGGGAGCTGGGCGGTGCTGCTTCTGGTCTGACTGTGCTCTTGTCCCCCGACCCTGGCCCaccgcccaccccctccccacgcAGATATCCGGGACTCTGGGAAGAAGCCCGTGATGCTGTTTCTGCACGGCGGCTCCTACATGGAGGGCACCGGCAACATGTTCGACGGCTCCGTCCTGGCCGCCTACGGCAACGTCATTGTAGCCACGCTCAACTACCGACTTGGGGTGCTCGGTGAGGGTGGACGGCCAACTCTAGGGGCTGGAGTCCGGGAGGGGGCCCTGGCGGGCGGCGTTCCCTTCAACCCGGCAGAAGCGGAAGGGCTTCTGGGCTAGACCGGGCTGCCCAGAGAGGGGGCCGGGGTGCTGCGACACCCCCAGGAaggccctctcctcctctcctcccaggtTTTCTCAGCACCGGGGACCAGGCTGCAAAAGGGAACTACGGCCTCCTGGACCAGATCCAGGCCCTGCGCTGGCTCAGCGAAAACGTTGCCCACTTTGGGGGTGACCCCGAGCGCATCACCATCTTTGGATCTGGAGCAGGGGCCTCCTGTGTCAACCTTCTGATCCTCTCTCACCATTCGGAAGGTACTGGCCACCCCGccgcctgccccctcctcccgtCCCCTTTCCCACACTCGGATGCTCCCGGGCGCCCCCTTCCCGCCTTGGGCTAACACAGCCCAGCCTGAGGTCTGCCTGTCCCTGCCAGGGTTGTTCCAGAAGGCCATCGCCCAGAGCGGCACTGCCATTTCCAGCTGGTCGGTCAACTACCAGCCGCTCAAGTACACGCGGCTGCTGGCGGCCAAGGTGGGCTGCGACCGCGAGGACAGCGCCGAGGCTGTGGAGTGTCTGCGCCGGAAGCCTTCCCGGGAGCTGGTGGACCAGGATGTGCAGCCCGCCCGgtatgggggtgggagagggcccGGGGCCAGGCCTTCACTTGCCTTGTTGGTTCCAAGGAGGTTGAGGGTGAGAGGTGTCCGCAGGCAAGGAGAGGTGGGCTTCGGGCCCCCCCACCGGCCCCGCCTTCTTCTCTCGGAAGCCTTCCCTAAGCGGAGGTGCCCAAACAGAGCGAGGGGGCGCACGGTGCCATGAGGTGCTTCAGGGACGACTTCCCGAGAGGCCAAGCGCCCCGAAGGACTCGGCAGATTTTTAAGTAGGGGAGAAGGGTCTTGTGAGCACAGGGCTCAGCAGGCTATGAGCTGAGAGGAGGCCAGGGGGCAGGTGATGAGACCCTGACCCCTTCTCCCCAGCTACCACATCGCCTTCGGGCCCGTGGTGGACGGTGACGTCGTCCCCGATGACCCTGAGATCCTCATGCAGCAGGGAGAATTCCTCAACTATGACATGCTCATTGGTGTCAACCAAGGAGAAGGCCTCAAGTTCGTAGAGGACTCGGCGGAGAGCGAGGACGGGGTCTCCGCCAGCGCGTTTGACTTCACCGTCTCCAACTTCGTGGACAACCTGTATGGCTATCCGGAGGGCAAGGATGTGCTTCGAGAGACCATCAAGTTCATGTACACGGACTGGGCCGACCGGGACAACGGCGAGATGCGCCGAAAGACGCTGCTTGCGCTCTTTACAGACCACCAGTGGGTGGCGCCGGCCGTGGCCACCGCCAAGCTGCACGCTGACTACCAGTCCCCGGTGTACTTTTACACCTTCTACCACCACTGCCAGGCGGAGGGCCGGCCCGAGTGGGCGGACGCAGCGCACGGGGACGAACTACCCTACGTCTTCGGCGTGCCCATGGTGGGCGCCACCGACCTCTTCCCGTGCAACTTCTCCAAGAATGACGTCATGCTCAGCGCCGTGGTCATGACCTACTGGACCAACTTCGCCAAGACCGGGTGAGGGCCGGCGGGGCCGGGTGGGGCGCCCCCTGCAGGCCAAGGCGCACACACCCTCCACCCTCCGCGCGGTCTCCCTCgcgccccccactccccaagtCGTCATTCCGGCATCTAACCCTGACCCTTCTCCGCCCAGGCACCTGCTGGACGCCTCCTCAGTGCCACGCACTGACCGTCCGCGGGGTCCGACACAGAGGGCCCTGTCCTTCGCGGGGTGGGGCGGCTCGCTTGGCGGCTTTGGCTCCGGGTCTGTCTCtcccgccctcctcctccctctctccggACACTCTGCTCGCGGTCTGATGCTCGGGGCTGTGTATGTGAGCGTGTGTGGGGATTTGTGTCTGTCCGGCTCTCTCTCACCGTCTCTTCGAATCCACGgatgcctctccccctctctctcttctgtttacCTTTTGCCTgctggtttctctcctgtgtcttCGACTCTCGGTTTCtgacgtttttatttatttttgagagctacagacagagcgcgagcaggggaggggcagagagacagacagagagagagagagggggggagacacagaatccgaggcaggctccgggctctgagctgtcagcccagagcccgatgcggggctcgaacccaggagatgtgagatcacgacctgagccgagtcggacgcttaacctactgagccgcccaggcgcccctctaaaatgTGTCCATCTCACTCGGTCTCAGCggctgcctctctccctggctgtctctcttcctgtctcgTGTTCTCTGGCTTTCCTTCCGTGTCCCGGGCTCTCTGCATCTCTgtggggcgcgcgcgcgcgcgcacacacacgcacacacaccccgtcccccacccctccccctcggggcctccccctcactccccctctccccgccctcctGTGCCCACAGCGACCCCAACCAGCCGGTGCCGCAGGACACCAAGTTCATCCACACCAAGCCCAACCGCTTCGAGGAGGTCGTGTGGAGCAAGTT of the Neofelis nebulosa isolate mNeoNeb1 chromosome 16, mNeoNeb1.pri, whole genome shotgun sequence genome contains:
- the NLGN2 gene encoding neuroligin-2 isoform X2; translated protein: MWLLALCLVGLAGAQRGGGGPGGSPGGPGLGLSSLGEERFPVVNTAYGRVRGVRRELNNEILGPVVQFLGVPYATPPLGARRFQPPEAPASWPGVRNATTLPPACPQNLHGALPAIMLPVWFTDNLEAAATYVQNQSEDCLYLNLYVPTEDDIRDSGKKPVMLFLHGGSYMEGTGNMFDGSVLAAYGNVIVATLNYRLGVLGFLSTGDQAAKGNYGLLDQIQALRWLSENVAHFGGDPERITIFGSGAGASCVNLLILSHHSEGLFQKAIAQSGTAISSWSVNYQPLKYTRLLAAKVGCDREDSAEAVECLRRKPSRELVDQDVQPARYHIAFGPVVDGDVVPDDPEILMQQGEFLNYDMLIGVNQGEGLKFVEDSAESEDGVSASAFDFTVSNFVDNLYGYPEGKDVLRETIKFMYTDWADRDNGEMRRKTLLALFTDHQWVAPAVATAKLHADYQSPVYFYTFYHHCQAEGRPEWADAAHGDELPYVFGVPMVGATDLFPCNFSKNDVMLSAVVMTYWTNFAKTGDPNQPVPQDTKFIHTKPNRFEEVVWSKFNSKEKQYLHIGLKPRVRDNYRANKVAFWLELVPHLHNLHTELFTTTTRLPPYATRWPPRPPPGAPGTRRPPPPATLPPEPEPEPGPRAYDRFPGDSRDYSTELSVTVAVGASLLFLNILAFAALYYKRDRRQELRCRRLSPPGGSGSGVPGGGALLPAAGRELPPEEELVSLQLKRAGGVGADPAEALRPACPPDYTLALRRAPDDVPLLAPGALTLLPSGLGPPPPPPPPSLHPFGPFPPPPPTATSHNNTLPHPHSTTRV
- the NLGN2 gene encoding neuroligin-2 isoform X1; protein product: MWLLALCLVGLAGAQRGGGGPGGSPGGPGLGLSSLGEERFPVVNTAYGRVRGVRRELNNEILGPVVQFLGVPYATPPLGARRFQPPEAPASWPGVRNATTLPPACPQNLHGALPAIMLPVWFTDNLEAAATYVQNQSEDCLYLNLYVPTEDGPLTKKRDEATLNPPDTDIRDSGKKPVMLFLHGGSYMEGTGNMFDGSVLAAYGNVIVATLNYRLGVLGFLSTGDQAAKGNYGLLDQIQALRWLSENVAHFGGDPERITIFGSGAGASCVNLLILSHHSEGLFQKAIAQSGTAISSWSVNYQPLKYTRLLAAKVGCDREDSAEAVECLRRKPSRELVDQDVQPARYHIAFGPVVDGDVVPDDPEILMQQGEFLNYDMLIGVNQGEGLKFVEDSAESEDGVSASAFDFTVSNFVDNLYGYPEGKDVLRETIKFMYTDWADRDNGEMRRKTLLALFTDHQWVAPAVATAKLHADYQSPVYFYTFYHHCQAEGRPEWADAAHGDELPYVFGVPMVGATDLFPCNFSKNDVMLSAVVMTYWTNFAKTGDPNQPVPQDTKFIHTKPNRFEEVVWSKFNSKEKQYLHIGLKPRVRDNYRANKVAFWLELVPHLHNLHTELFTTTTRLPPYATRWPPRPPPGAPGTRRPPPPATLPPEPEPEPGPRAYDRFPGDSRDYSTELSVTVAVGASLLFLNILAFAALYYKRDRRQELRCRRLSPPGGSGSGVPGGGALLPAAGRELPPEEELVSLQLKRAGGVGADPAEALRPACPPDYTLALRRAPDDVPLLAPGALTLLPSGLGPPPPPPPPSLHPFGPFPPPPPTATSHNNTLPHPHSTTRV